The following are from one region of the Methyloversatilis discipulorum genome:
- a CDS encoding DUF2788 domain-containing protein gives MGGITEEQFAEFGLTFGVAAFMLYMLFILLQLARESKAGRFGTFVILIGLGLGMMGFVAKGVIKWMLGG, from the coding sequence ATGGGCGGCATCACTGAAGAGCAATTTGCCGAGTTCGGGCTCACCTTCGGCGTCGCCGCCTTCATGCTCTACATGCTGTTCATCCTGCTTCAGCTCGCGCGCGAGTCGAAGGCCGGTCGTTTTGGCACCTTCGTCATCCTGATCGGCCTCGGCCTCGGCATGATGGGTTTCGTCGCAAAGGGTGTGATCAAGTGGATGCTCGGCGGCTGA
- a CDS encoding DUF2189 domain-containing protein, which produces MNDSHAIIESRRYTTRAVPLSRPLDWLVAGCRDFLRCPGPGLLHGAAVALFGALLCWQIPDQFWLLNGAFTGFMLVAPVVATGLYAISRALEHGQPAGLMTAVHAWKPRDSRMVVFGLLLALAGTGWVMTSAALIWACAPAPVATPEDFLRLVVLAEQGWLFEAWLALGGLLAAPVFASSVVAIPLLLDRDIGVLGAVLTSWRVVMENPAPLALWGVAIAGFTLFGMATGLVGMLVVVPLLGHASWHAYRDLVRAA; this is translated from the coding sequence ATGAACGACAGCCACGCCATCATCGAATCCCGCCGCTACACCACCCGTGCCGTACCGCTGAGCCGACCGCTGGACTGGCTGGTCGCCGGCTGTCGCGACTTCCTGCGCTGCCCGGGGCCCGGTCTGCTGCATGGCGCGGCCGTCGCGCTGTTCGGCGCGCTGCTGTGCTGGCAGATTCCCGACCAGTTCTGGCTGCTCAACGGGGCGTTCACCGGTTTCATGCTGGTCGCGCCGGTGGTGGCGACCGGTCTGTACGCGATCAGCCGCGCGCTGGAGCATGGACAGCCGGCCGGGCTGATGACGGCCGTGCATGCGTGGAAGCCGCGCGACAGCCGCATGGTGGTGTTCGGACTGCTGCTCGCACTGGCCGGTACCGGCTGGGTGATGACGTCGGCCGCGCTGATCTGGGCCTGTGCGCCGGCGCCGGTGGCGACGCCGGAAGATTTCCTGCGCCTGGTCGTGCTGGCGGAGCAGGGCTGGCTGTTCGAGGCCTGGCTGGCGCTGGGCGGCCTGCTTGCCGCACCGGTGTTCGCGTCCAGTGTGGTGGCGATTCCGCTGCTGCTCGATCGCGACATCGGCGTGCTCGGCGCCGTGCTCACCAGCTGGCGCGTGGTGATGGAGAACCCGGCGCCGCTGGCGCTGTGGGGTGTGGCGATCGCCGGATTCACGCTGTTCGGCATGGCGACCGGGCTGGTCGGCATGCTGGTAGTGGTGCCGCTGCTGGGTCACGCCAGCTGGCACGCCTATCGCGATCTGGTGCGCGCCGCCTGA